The following coding sequences are from one Triticum aestivum cultivar Chinese Spring chromosome 5A, IWGSC CS RefSeq v2.1, whole genome shotgun sequence window:
- the LOC123108590 gene encoding non-specific lipid-transfer protein 2G-like, giving the protein MAMRKEVLLVAMMLALVVAAPGGALAACEVGQLTVCMPAITTGAKPSDACCGNLRAQQACFCQYAKDPSLARYITSA; this is encoded by the coding sequence ATGGCGATGAGGAAGGAGGTCCTGCTGGTGGCCATGATGCTGGCGCTGGTTGTGGCGGCGCCAGGCGGGGCGCTCGCGGCGTGCGAGGTGGGGCAGCTGACGGTGTGCATGCCCGCGATCACCACCGGCGCGAAGCCGAGCGACGCGTGCTGTGGCAACCTGCGCGCGCAGCAGGCGTGCTTCTGCCAGTACGCCAAGGACCCCTCCCTCGCTCGCTACATCACTAGCGCGTAG